A genome region from Cervus elaphus chromosome 18, mCerEla1.1, whole genome shotgun sequence includes the following:
- the NEUROD6 gene encoding neurogenic differentiation factor 6 isoform X1, whose amino-acid sequence MLTLPFDESVVMPESQMCRKFSRECEDQKQIKKPESFSKQIVLRGKSIKRAPGEETEKEEEEEDREEEDENGLPRRRGLRKKKTTKLRLERVKFRRQEANARERNRMHGLNDALDNLRKVVPCYSKTQKLSKIETLRLAKNYIWALSEILRIGKRPDLLTFVQNLCKGLSQPTTNLVAGCLQLNARSFLVGQGGEAAHHTRSPYSTFYPPYHSPELTTPPGHGTLDNSKSMKPYNYCSAYESFYESTSPECASPQFEGPLSPPPINYNGIFSLKQEETLDYGKNYNYGMHYCAVPPRGPLGQGAMFRLPTDSHFPYDLHLRSQSLTMQDELNAVFHN is encoded by the coding sequence ATGTTAACACTACCGTTTGATGAGTCTGTTGTAATGCCAGAATCCCAGATGTGCAGAAAGTTTTCTAGAGAATGCGAGGACCAGAAGCAAATTAAGAAACCAGAAAGCTTTTCCAAACAGATTGTCCTTCGAGGAAAGAGCATCAAAagggcccctggagaagagactgagaaagaagaagaggaggaagacagggaagaggaagatgaaaaCGGGTTGCCCAGAAGGAGGggtcttaggaaaaaaaagacgACCAAGCTCCGACTGGAGAGGGTCAAGTTCAGGAGACAGGAAGCTAACGCGCGGGAGAGGAACAGGATGCATGGCCTCAATGACGCCCTGGACAATTTGAGAAAAGTGGTCCCCTGCTATTCTAAAACCCAAAAACTGTCCAAAATAGAAACTTTACGACTGGCCAAAAACTACATCTGGGCACTTTCTGAAATTCTGAGAATCGGCAAGAGACCTGATCTGCTCACGTTCGTCCAAAACTTATGCAAAGGTCTTTCCCAGCCAACTACAAACTTGGTGGCAGGCTGCTTGCAGCTCAATGCCAGGAGTTTCCTGGTGGGTCAGGGCGGGGAGGCTGCACACCACACAAGGTCACCCTACTCTACCTTCTACCCACCCTACCACAGCCCTGAGCTCACCACTCCCCCAGGGCATGGAACTCTTGATAATTCCAAGTCCATGAAACCCTACAATTATTGCAGTGCGTATGAATCCTTCTATGAAAGCACTTCCCCTGAGTGTGCCAGCCCTCAGTTTGAAGGTCCCTTAAGTCCTCCCCCAATTAACTATAATGGGATATTTTCCCTGAAGCAAGAAGAAACCTTGGACTATGGCAAAAATTACAATTATGGCATGCATTACTGCGCAGTGCCACCCAGGGGTCCCCTTGGGCAGGGTGCCATGTTCAGGTTGCCCACCGACAGCCACTTCCCTTACGACTTACATCTGCGCAGCCAGTCTCTCACCATGCAAGATGAATTAAATGCAGTTTTTCATAAttaa
- the NEUROD6 gene encoding neurogenic differentiation factor 6 isoform X2 — translation MKLKPKIVLRGKSIKRAPGEETEKEEEEEDREEEDENGLPRRRGLRKKKTTKLRLERVKFRRQEANARERNRMHGLNDALDNLRKVVPCYSKTQKLSKIETLRLAKNYIWALSEILRIGKRPDLLTFVQNLCKGLSQPTTNLVAGCLQLNARSFLVGQGGEAAHHTRSPYSTFYPPYHSPELTTPPGHGTLDNSKSMKPYNYCSAYESFYESTSPECASPQFEGPLSPPPINYNGIFSLKQEETLDYGKNYNYGMHYCAVPPRGPLGQGAMFRLPTDSHFPYDLHLRSQSLTMQDELNAVFHN, via the exons atgaaattaaaacctAAG ATTGTCCTTCGAGGAAAGAGCATCAAAagggcccctggagaagagactgagaaagaagaagaggaggaagacagggaagaggaagatgaaaaCGGGTTGCCCAGAAGGAGGggtcttaggaaaaaaaagacgACCAAGCTCCGACTGGAGAGGGTCAAGTTCAGGAGACAGGAAGCTAACGCGCGGGAGAGGAACAGGATGCATGGCCTCAATGACGCCCTGGACAATTTGAGAAAAGTGGTCCCCTGCTATTCTAAAACCCAAAAACTGTCCAAAATAGAAACTTTACGACTGGCCAAAAACTACATCTGGGCACTTTCTGAAATTCTGAGAATCGGCAAGAGACCTGATCTGCTCACGTTCGTCCAAAACTTATGCAAAGGTCTTTCCCAGCCAACTACAAACTTGGTGGCAGGCTGCTTGCAGCTCAATGCCAGGAGTTTCCTGGTGGGTCAGGGCGGGGAGGCTGCACACCACACAAGGTCACCCTACTCTACCTTCTACCCACCCTACCACAGCCCTGAGCTCACCACTCCCCCAGGGCATGGAACTCTTGATAATTCCAAGTCCATGAAACCCTACAATTATTGCAGTGCGTATGAATCCTTCTATGAAAGCACTTCCCCTGAGTGTGCCAGCCCTCAGTTTGAAGGTCCCTTAAGTCCTCCCCCAATTAACTATAATGGGATATTTTCCCTGAAGCAAGAAGAAACCTTGGACTATGGCAAAAATTACAATTATGGCATGCATTACTGCGCAGTGCCACCCAGGGGTCCCCTTGGGCAGGGTGCCATGTTCAGGTTGCCCACCGACAGCCACTTCCCTTACGACTTACATCTGCGCAGCCAGTCTCTCACCATGCAAGATGAATTAAATGCAGTTTTTCATAAttaa